A window of Candidatus Jettenia caeni contains these coding sequences:
- a CDS encoding heat shock protein, with protein sequence MSPITKRLSYLPLLNAFRNEMNKLLSNFQEGDITVGTGLMPPLDVSEDDTCIIIKMEAPGIEPHDINISIIGNTLTIQGEKRVDKEEKEKNYHLLERCCGYFSRSVALPASVKFHQVKAEYKKGILEIILPKCEKSGIKKIPVKGG encoded by the coding sequence ATGTCGCCTATAACAAAGAGATTGTCCTATTTACCCCTATTAAATGCATTTAGGAATGAGATGAATAAACTCTTAAGTAATTTTCAGGAAGGAGATATAACTGTAGGAACAGGGTTGATGCCTCCTTTGGATGTCTCTGAAGACGATACCTGCATTATAATAAAAATGGAGGCGCCTGGAATTGAACCACATGATATTAATATTTCAATCATCGGCAATACGTTAACAATTCAGGGGGAAAAAAGGGTCGATAAAGAAGAAAAAGAGAAGAATTATCACCTTCTGGAAAGATGTTGTGGATATTTTTCCCGGTCTGTTGCGCTGCCTGCATCAGTAAAATTCCATCAGGTAAAGGCAGAATATAAAAAGGGGATACTTGAGATTATCTTACCAAAATGTGAGAAATCAGGAATAAAAAAGATTCCTGTGAAGGGAGGTTGA
- a CDS encoding S-adenosylmethionine synthase yields MEILIEKTKNLPSRESAAEIVERKGLGHPDTLCDRAAEELSIAFSRYYREKFGRVLHHNIDKCLLVGGRSEVCFGGGKVINPLQFIAVGRAVEALGDEKVPLEEIARKTTHHWLGKQLRFLEPEKNVIVETRIRTGSADLRATFESLIPLANDTSIGVGFSPFTETESLVYQTEQFLNSPAVKQEFPVIGEDIKIMGIRVQDHINLTIAMALVSRFIPSKEKYFQVKKDILEYVQIFVRKRTSLKVTVVINAADNDEKDIVYLTVTGTSAECGDDGQVGRGNRANGLITPYRPMTLEAAAGKNPITHTGKLYNLVANGISAELTQDSHISEAECYLVSQIGMPITEPQIVHVKIHTDLTKKAREERCRSIIKKHLDHMPQLWAGILERHYLLF; encoded by the coding sequence ATGGAAATACTTATAGAGAAAACGAAAAATTTGCCTTCCCGGGAATCTGCCGCTGAAATTGTTGAACGCAAAGGATTGGGCCATCCCGACACGTTATGCGACCGCGCAGCCGAAGAATTAAGCATTGCCTTCTCCCGATACTATAGAGAAAAATTTGGCAGGGTATTACACCATAACATCGATAAGTGCCTTCTTGTAGGCGGGCGCTCCGAGGTATGTTTCGGCGGTGGAAAGGTAATAAACCCGCTGCAATTCATTGCTGTAGGCAGGGCCGTGGAAGCCCTGGGAGATGAAAAAGTGCCTCTGGAAGAGATCGCAAGGAAGACAACTCATCATTGGCTCGGTAAACAGTTGAGATTTTTAGAACCCGAAAAAAATGTTATTGTTGAAACGAGGATCAGAACAGGAAGTGCAGACCTGCGGGCAACTTTCGAAAGCTTAATCCCCCTGGCAAACGATACCTCGATTGGTGTTGGTTTTTCACCTTTCACAGAAACGGAATCTCTCGTCTATCAAACCGAACAATTTTTAAATTCACCTGCGGTGAAACAAGAATTTCCTGTAATTGGAGAAGACATTAAAATCATGGGTATACGGGTACAGGACCACATAAACCTTACCATTGCTATGGCTCTTGTCTCAAGGTTCATCCCATCCAAGGAAAAATATTTTCAGGTAAAAAAAGACATACTTGAATATGTCCAGATCTTTGTAAGAAAAAGGACATCTCTCAAAGTTACCGTGGTAATAAATGCTGCCGATAACGATGAGAAGGATATTGTGTATTTAACCGTGACCGGGACAAGCGCTGAATGCGGGGACGATGGTCAGGTAGGCAGAGGCAACAGGGCTAATGGGTTAATTACCCCTTACCGGCCCATGACTCTTGAGGCTGCAGCAGGGAAAAATCCTATTACCCATACGGGTAAATTATATAACCTCGTTGCCAACGGGATATCAGCAGAGCTAACACAGGACTCTCATATTTCAGAGGCAGAATGCTATCTCGTAAGTCAGATAGGGATGCCGATCACGGAACCCCAAATAGTACACGTAAAAATTCACACTGACCTTACAAAAAAAGCGCGGGAAGAGAGATGCAGAAGCATTATAAAAAAGCACCTCGATCACATGCCGCAATTATGGGCCGGGATTTTAGAAAGGCATTATTTACTCTTTTAG
- a CDS encoding pilus assembly protein — translation MVKNIISIRLEIQNQKIREELEEIISSLGGFQIHHTTSQMKNNGSYDLLIQELGDNPKKELQMVNNLQMSGTVRDIFLTSSITSPETLLEALKVGARGFFPQPINKEEVRDALVKIKSLREHEKAAGTTGKRGKIIDIFGCKGGVGTTLIAANLAASIAELESTSSVALIDMNRFFGEISSMLTIESVFDWIKVAKNIARLDETYLMSILSRHTSGIYILPSPVELTEDYPVSPQALEALLKLMQTMFDFIIIDSGKYLDDNSKAVMKMSDTVLLVCIQNLPCIINLKKLQDAFRKYGYPLRENTGIIVNRFVKHADISLDMLEKGIDKKVLCCIPNVYRTTMSAIHQGKPLCTTAQGTEIHKKFKELASVFLENSERKKGKGIFSLFS, via the coding sequence ATGGTAAAGAATATCATTTCTATCAGGTTGGAGATACAGAATCAAAAAATACGGGAAGAGCTGGAAGAGATTATTTCGTCTCTCGGCGGGTTTCAAATCCATCATACCACATCACAGATGAAAAATAACGGGTCTTATGATCTCCTGATTCAGGAGCTGGGAGACAACCCAAAAAAAGAATTACAGATGGTGAATAATCTCCAGATGTCAGGAACCGTCCGGGATATTTTTTTAACATCATCGATTACAAGCCCGGAGACCTTGCTTGAGGCCTTAAAGGTAGGAGCCAGGGGATTTTTCCCTCAGCCAATTAACAAAGAAGAGGTAAGGGATGCCCTGGTAAAGATAAAATCGCTCAGGGAACATGAAAAAGCAGCAGGCACAACAGGGAAAAGGGGAAAAATTATCGATATATTTGGATGTAAGGGTGGGGTTGGGACAACCCTGATTGCTGCCAATCTTGCTGCGAGCATTGCTGAGTTAGAGAGTACTTCATCGGTAGCCCTTATAGATATGAACCGCTTTTTCGGGGAAATATCATCCATGTTAACTATAGAATCCGTTTTCGATTGGATAAAGGTTGCCAAAAACATTGCCCGATTGGATGAGACGTATTTGATGAGTATCCTTTCCCGGCATACTTCCGGAATTTACATACTTCCTTCCCCCGTTGAATTGACGGAGGATTACCCCGTGAGTCCTCAAGCCCTGGAGGCCCTCTTGAAACTCATGCAAACTATGTTTGATTTTATTATCATAGATAGTGGAAAGTATCTTGATGATAATTCAAAAGCAGTCATGAAGATGTCAGATACCGTATTGCTTGTCTGTATACAAAATCTTCCCTGTATTATTAATCTTAAAAAGCTTCAGGATGCATTTCGGAAATATGGTTATCCGCTCCGGGAAAATACCGGGATCATTGTAAACCGCTTCGTGAAACATGCTGATATTTCTCTGGATATGCTGGAGAAGGGAATAGATAAAAAAGTTCTGTGCTGTATTCCGAATGTCTACAGGACCACGATGAGTGCGATACATCAGGGAAAACCTCTTTGCACCACGGCACAGGGAACTGAGATCCACAAGAAATTTAAGGAATTGGCCTCTGTATTTTTGGAAAATAGTGAAAGGAAAAAGGGAAAGGGCATCTTCTCCCTGTTTAGCTAA
- a CDS encoding glycoside hydrolase yields the protein MGKGYLSLILHAHLPFVRHPEYHEYLEEDWLFESITETYIPLINVFDKLIEDGIDFRLTMSLTPPLISMLTDALLQSRYIRYIDKRIELAEKEIRRTKQQPEFNKLAQMYLTYFRNAKQVYEEKYHQNIVQAFRKFQDMGKLEIITCAATHGFLPLIGNNMSALRAQIHVATGHYEKHFGKKPQGIWLPECAYDHAIEQILSEANIRFFILETHGLLFASPRPRYGVYAPIYCSSGIAAFGRDAESSKQVWSSQEGYPGDFSYREFYRDVGFDLDYDYIKPYLHGDGKRSNIGIKYYRITGKTNHKEPYQRENALDKASEHAANFLFNREKQAEHLASIMDRKPVIVAPYDAELFGHWWFEGPDWINSLLRKIASRQKTISLITPSDYLEMYPDNQISTPSPSSWGYKGYHEYWQNENNDWIYRHLHKAADRMVELVKAYPHVQGNSLQNRALNQAARELLLAQSSDWAFIMKTGKMAEYAAKRTKDHLFRFTKLYDDIRTNAVDDMWLSDIESKDNIFPDIDYHIYQ from the coding sequence ATGGGAAAGGGCTACCTGTCACTCATTTTGCACGCACACCTGCCGTTTGTACGTCATCCGGAATATCATGAATATCTGGAAGAGGATTGGCTTTTCGAGTCTATTACGGAAACCTATATTCCCCTTATTAACGTCTTTGATAAACTGATTGAGGATGGGATTGACTTCCGTTTAACGATGTCCCTAACCCCTCCCCTGATTTCCATGCTCACCGATGCGCTTTTACAATCCCGATATATCCGATATATCGATAAACGGATCGAGCTGGCTGAAAAAGAGATACGGAGAACGAAACAACAACCGGAATTTAACAAACTTGCACAGATGTATCTCACGTATTTCAGGAACGCTAAACAGGTATATGAGGAAAAATATCATCAAAATATTGTCCAGGCTTTCAGGAAATTCCAGGATATGGGCAAACTGGAGATAATAACGTGTGCTGCCACCCACGGTTTCTTACCCCTTATCGGTAACAATATGAGTGCTTTGCGCGCTCAAATTCATGTAGCAACAGGGCATTATGAAAAGCATTTTGGTAAAAAGCCGCAGGGTATATGGCTGCCTGAATGTGCTTACGATCATGCGATAGAACAGATACTCAGTGAGGCAAATATCCGTTTTTTTATCCTGGAAACGCACGGACTTCTCTTCGCATCTCCCAGGCCCCGGTACGGTGTGTACGCCCCTATTTATTGCTCTTCAGGTATAGCAGCTTTTGGAAGGGATGCGGAATCCTCCAAACAGGTTTGGAGTTCTCAGGAAGGATACCCCGGTGATTTCTCCTATCGTGAGTTTTACCGGGATGTGGGTTTTGACCTTGATTATGATTACATAAAACCCTATCTCCACGGGGATGGTAAGCGTTCAAACATAGGCATTAAATATTATCGGATTACCGGCAAGACCAACCATAAAGAACCCTATCAGCGTGAAAATGCCTTAGACAAAGCCTCTGAGCATGCAGCAAACTTTCTCTTTAACCGGGAAAAACAGGCAGAGCATCTTGCGTCGATCATGGACCGGAAGCCTGTTATTGTCGCACCCTACGATGCAGAGCTCTTTGGCCATTGGTGGTTTGAAGGGCCTGACTGGATTAATTCCTTACTCAGAAAAATTGCATCTCGCCAGAAGACAATCTCACTCATTACCCCATCAGATTACCTTGAGATGTATCCGGATAATCAGATTTCCACACCTTCTCCCTCGAGTTGGGGATATAAGGGATATCATGAGTATTGGCAGAATGAAAACAACGATTGGATTTACCGTCACCTCCATAAGGCAGCGGATCGTATGGTCGAGCTGGTGAAAGCGTACCCGCACGTGCAGGGAAACTCATTACAAAACCGGGCGCTCAACCAGGCTGCGCGGGAACTTCTGTTGGCACAGAGCAGCGATTGGGCCTTTATCATGAAAACCGGCAAGATGGCGGAATATGCTGCAAAGAGGACAAAAGACCACCTCTTTCGTTTTACAAAACTGTATGATGATATCCGGACAAACGCTGTCGATGATATGTGGCTCTCTGATATTGAAAGTAAGGATAATATCTTTCCGGATATCGATTACCATATTTATCAATAA
- a CDS encoding pilus assembly protein: MELVISIAVFFAVLLIITGIFFLMGKKRPDSRRIQEQIREFSTRIGRNQTIDIVRKKRPLSDIPWLNQLLQGIPFLRKIDCTLLQSNLQYPLGVFILASLAMAFAGFFITSCVIKIHLLSLVITPLLGIIPFFYISMKKKSRIKKFERQLPEALDLIARSLKAGHALSGGLQMVVQEFDDPIRGEFAKVVDEINFGVGIKEALTNLTERVDCSNLNFFAVAITLQRETGGDLCEILEKISRIIRERFKLQGRIRTLAAEGKLSAIMLIAIPFLVALALSVINPDYIRVLILDPIGKVFITLSFFMMIVGVVVMKKIIEIKV, encoded by the coding sequence ATGGAACTTGTTATCAGTATCGCTGTATTTTTTGCTGTGCTCCTTATCATAACAGGAATCTTTTTTCTCATGGGAAAGAAACGACCAGACTCAAGAAGAATCCAGGAACAGATCAGGGAATTTTCAACAAGGATTGGCAGAAACCAGACTATTGATATTGTAAGGAAAAAGAGGCCGTTGAGTGACATCCCATGGCTTAACCAATTACTCCAGGGCATCCCTTTTCTCCGGAAAATCGATTGCACTCTCTTGCAGTCCAACCTTCAGTATCCCCTCGGTGTTTTTATTCTGGCCTCACTTGCTATGGCTTTTGCCGGATTTTTTATTACCTCTTGTGTAATAAAAATCCATCTGTTATCACTGGTTATAACTCCACTGCTCGGTATCATACCCTTTTTTTATATCTCCATGAAAAAGAAAAGCAGGATAAAGAAATTTGAACGGCAATTACCCGAAGCCCTTGATTTAATTGCCCGGTCGTTGAAGGCCGGGCATGCCCTTTCAGGCGGACTGCAAATGGTGGTACAGGAGTTTGATGATCCTATTCGTGGTGAATTTGCCAAGGTAGTTGATGAGATCAATTTTGGGGTCGGTATTAAGGAGGCCTTAACAAACCTCACAGAGCGTGTTGATTGCTCAAATCTTAATTTTTTTGCCGTTGCAATCACTCTTCAAAGAGAAACCGGAGGCGATCTCTGTGAGATTTTAGAAAAGATCAGCCGCATCATCCGGGAGAGATTTAAGCTGCAGGGCCGTATCCGCACCTTAGCGGCAGAGGGAAAGTTATCAGCAATCATGTTAATTGCCATTCCTTTTCTCGTTGCCCTTGCCCTCTCGGTTATAAACCCTGATTATATAAGAGTCTTAATACTTGATCCTATCGGAAAGGTGTTCATTACTCTCTCCTTTTTTATGATGATTGTGGGGGTTGTTGTAATGAAGAAGATTATTGAGATAAAGGTATAA
- a CDS encoding pilus assembly protein encodes MALLHESSGLSLATNEFHELKTRIHERLVQVLDLSLIGSLDQEALRYEIKRVIERILSEEKFIPLNAEEKEQFCREVQDEVLGLGPLEPFMHDPTVTDVLVNTYRQIYVERYGRLELTKARFKDNVHLKNVIDRIVSAVGRRIDESCPMVDARLPDGSRVNAIVPPLAIEGPMLSIRRFAVTPLEIEDLITLKTLTQEIGELLKGLVTAKLNILISGGTGTGKTTMLNVLSRFIPSHERIITIEDSAELQLKQEHVVRLETRPPNVEGKGEITQRDLVKNSLRMRPDRIILGEVRGGEVLDMLQALNTGHDGSLTTIHANTPRDALLRLETLVAMSGLNIPNEAIRKYISSAIQVIIQVSRLVDGSRKLVSLQEIVGMEGNIITMQEIFSFKQHGIDENGRVKGCFEMSRILPKFFDKFHAIGVPLPDGIFDSVKVLKV; translated from the coding sequence ATGGCGCTGTTACATGAAAGTTCGGGTCTATCTCTGGCAACAAATGAATTTCACGAATTAAAAACCAGGATTCACGAACGGCTCGTACAGGTTTTGGATCTGTCGCTTATTGGTTCTCTCGATCAGGAAGCGCTAAGGTATGAGATAAAAAGGGTGATAGAGCGGATACTATCGGAAGAAAAGTTCATTCCCCTCAACGCTGAAGAGAAGGAGCAGTTTTGCAGGGAGGTTCAGGATGAGGTGCTCGGTCTCGGCCCTCTGGAGCCCTTCATGCACGACCCGACCGTCACCGATGTGCTCGTTAATACGTACAGACAAATATATGTTGAGAGATACGGAAGGTTAGAACTTACCAAAGCGAGGTTTAAAGACAATGTCCACCTGAAAAACGTTATCGATAGAATCGTATCGGCGGTGGGACGCCGGATTGATGAATCATGCCCTATGGTAGATGCACGGTTACCCGATGGCTCCCGTGTCAATGCCATCGTCCCACCTCTGGCCATAGAAGGTCCTATGCTATCGATCAGGCGTTTTGCAGTTACTCCATTAGAGATAGAAGATTTGATTACCCTGAAAACATTGACCCAGGAGATTGGTGAACTTCTCAAGGGACTGGTCACTGCAAAATTAAATATTCTGATTTCAGGAGGAACCGGCACCGGAAAGACAACTATGCTGAATGTTCTTTCCCGGTTTATCCCTTCGCATGAGAGGATTATAACCATTGAGGATTCTGCCGAACTCCAGCTAAAACAAGAGCACGTAGTCCGTCTGGAGACAAGGCCGCCAAATGTTGAAGGCAAAGGAGAGATTACCCAGAGGGATCTGGTTAAAAACAGTTTGAGAATGCGCCCGGACCGCATTATCCTGGGCGAGGTAAGAGGCGGAGAGGTTTTAGATATGCTCCAGGCCCTGAATACCGGACATGATGGTTCTCTTACGACTATACATGCCAATACACCACGGGATGCTTTATTACGGCTGGAAACCCTGGTGGCTATGTCCGGACTCAACATCCCCAATGAAGCAATAAGGAAATATATTAGTTCTGCCATACAGGTTATTATTCAAGTTTCGCGCCTTGTTGACGGAAGCAGGAAATTAGTAAGCCTGCAGGAGATTGTCGGAATGGAGGGAAATATCATAACCATGCAAGAGATATTTTCCTTCAAACAGCATGGAATAGATGAAAACGGCAGAGTAAAAGGATGCTTTGAAATGAGCCGGATTTTACCAAAATTTTTTGATAAGTTTCACGCCATTGGTGTGCCACTCCCGGACGGCATTTTTGATTCTGTAAAAGTGTTGAAGGTTTAA
- a CDS encoding universal stress protein, with protein sequence MIKIEKILFPTDFSTYAKHALKYALDLALERKSKLYILHVIPKLDISIGLGGTASPLSQIYSNMEQEAKKTIHRLVPKRFLEKIEVENIITRGTPHLEIIKAAKKYNIDLITIATHGRTGLSHALLGSTAEKVVRQAPCPVLCVKRPGHEFVVP encoded by the coding sequence ATGATTAAAATTGAAAAAATTTTATTTCCTACCGATTTCTCCACGTACGCAAAACATGCCTTAAAATATGCACTGGATCTTGCTTTGGAACGGAAGTCAAAGTTGTATATCCTGCATGTTATTCCCAAGTTAGATATCAGTATAGGTCTTGGAGGGACTGCCAGCCCTCTTTCCCAAATATATAGCAATATGGAACAGGAAGCGAAAAAGACCATCCACCGTTTGGTGCCAAAACGGTTTCTTGAGAAGATAGAGGTCGAAAACATTATCACACGGGGAACGCCACATCTTGAGATTATCAAAGCTGCTAAAAAATATAATATTGATCTGATTACTATCGCAACCCACGGACGAACAGGCCTTTCCCATGCATTACTGGGAAGCACGGCAGAAAAGGTTGTGAGACAAGCCCCCTGCCCGGTTTTATGCGTTAAACGCCCCGGACATGAATTTGTAGTGCCTTAA
- a CDS encoding potassium channel protein produces MGDKNHHTLKNGRSKLLEQINTLTDKPMIILSFVWLGLLIFDFIRGLNEPLQILNYTIWALFVLDFLIEITIAPNKLHYLRKNWLTASSLVIPALRVFRIFQIIRFLRAGHIARTLGLLRLLTSLNRTVYTVAHIMGRHGVGYLIALTTIITFASAAAMVRFESPDALREAGFVKFAEAGSGLHNYGDALWWTAMIMTTMGSEYWPKTAEGRFLGWLLSLYAFAIFGYITATIASYFIGQDKGKMTPDDGKESTDAAAIQVLREEIAALRKHMETLLLYDHESSSKLNDTPDKKGNNG; encoded by the coding sequence GTGGGAGATAAAAATCATCATACGTTGAAAAATGGCCGCAGTAAGCTACTTGAACAAATCAATACCCTTACTGATAAACCGATGATTATCCTCTCTTTTGTCTGGCTTGGTTTACTTATATTTGATTTTATCAGAGGACTAAACGAACCGCTTCAAATACTGAATTACACCATCTGGGCGCTCTTCGTCCTCGATTTTCTCATTGAAATTACTATTGCACCCAACAAGCTGCACTATCTTCGGAAGAACTGGCTAACAGCCAGCTCATTAGTTATACCTGCTTTACGGGTATTTCGGATTTTTCAGATTATCCGATTTCTCAGAGCGGGGCACATTGCCCGTACCTTGGGTCTTTTACGACTTCTGACGTCACTTAACCGTACCGTATACACCGTTGCCCATATCATGGGACGGCATGGGGTTGGCTATCTCATAGCGCTGACTACCATTATTACGTTTGCCAGCGCAGCAGCAATGGTCCGGTTTGAGAGCCCTGATGCACTACGGGAAGCCGGGTTTGTGAAATTCGCAGAGGCAGGATCAGGCTTACATAATTATGGCGACGCCTTATGGTGGACTGCAATGATCATGACTACTATGGGCTCTGAGTACTGGCCGAAGACCGCGGAGGGCCGTTTCCTTGGATGGCTACTTTCCTTGTACGCATTTGCCATCTTTGGTTACATCACCGCAACAATCGCCAGCTACTTTATCGGGCAAGACAAAGGAAAAATGACACCCGATGATGGTAAAGAAAGTACCGATGCTGCTGCTATACAGGTATTACGAGAGGAGATTGCAGCACTTCGGAAGCATATGGAGACCCTCTTATTATATGATCATGAGAGCAGCAGCAAATTGAACGACACTCCTGATAAAAAGGGAAATAACGGGTAA
- a CDS encoding pilus assembly protein, translated as MDATVLIPITLFIGVALLVSAIFYFIRSWLERRKLMQRIKQAERSFAGKQTGDALSATTSVKLYQSWIKQSFLKITGIFGSVAKPEQEKEFSHIQKMLLTIGYRSRNIVMIFFGTKVLCAVLLPAGFSLLKLFIQKPVHPLFLILFFLGFALAGFNLPNLWLQIKVAKRKERILEGFPDALDLLVVCTEAGMGLDAAIDRVGEEMKLSNEAISEEFRLYQMEVRIGKSRADALKNLSSRTDLDDMKSLVTLLIQTDKFGTSVAQALRIHSDTMRMQRYQMAEEKAAKLTVKLLLPLILCIFPSLFIVILGPALIQAFRIYNSR; from the coding sequence GTGGATGCTACTGTATTAATACCTATCACACTATTTATTGGAGTAGCGCTTCTTGTTTCAGCTATTTTTTACTTCATCAGATCATGGCTGGAACGCCGGAAGTTAATGCAAAGAATTAAACAGGCGGAGCGTAGTTTTGCCGGGAAACAGACCGGGGATGCCTTATCAGCTACAACTAGTGTTAAACTTTATCAGTCATGGATTAAACAATCTTTTTTGAAGATCACAGGCATATTTGGAAGCGTTGCGAAACCGGAACAGGAAAAAGAGTTCTCCCATATACAGAAAATGTTATTAACGATCGGGTACCGGAGCAGGAATATAGTAATGATTTTTTTCGGCACCAAAGTCTTATGTGCCGTTCTATTGCCGGCAGGATTTTCGCTTCTCAAACTCTTTATTCAGAAACCTGTTCATCCTCTTTTTCTTATACTATTTTTCCTTGGGTTTGCGTTAGCCGGATTTAATTTGCCCAATCTCTGGCTTCAGATAAAGGTTGCGAAAAGGAAAGAGAGGATACTGGAGGGCTTTCCCGATGCGCTTGATCTCCTGGTTGTCTGTACAGAAGCAGGAATGGGCCTGGACGCCGCAATAGATCGGGTCGGAGAAGAAATGAAATTAAGTAACGAAGCGATCAGTGAAGAATTCAGACTGTATCAGATGGAAGTGCGGATAGGGAAATCACGCGCGGATGCCTTAAAGAATCTCTCCAGCCGGACCGACCTGGACGACATGAAGAGTCTGGTAACCTTATTGATCCAGACAGACAAATTTGGCACCAGCGTGGCGCAGGCATTGAGAATCCATTCTGATACCATGAGGATGCAGAGATATCAAATGGCAGAGGAGAAAGCTGCCAAGCTAACCGTGAAATTATTACTTCCCCTCATCCTCTGTATTTTCCCATCCCTTTTTATTGTAATTTTAGGGCCGGCGCTTATCCAGGCATTTAGAATATATAACAGCCGATAA